A region of Natribaculum luteum DNA encodes the following proteins:
- a CDS encoding type 1 glutamine amidotransferase domain-containing protein yields MTKALFVVSEEGYWGEECVEPLETLSNAGVEITVATPTGSPPVIDERSIDPENVGEETAEHVQNVHETDERLTDPIPIVEAHADEYDAVVFPGGHGTEWDVNQDRHARELLRETVEGDGKALVVCHAVGLLAFTRDRHGAFLVNGREVTGFPNEWEANIVDDDDTMPDGRKLPYWVEDEVKTAGGEWDAELDADTSVTVDGDLITGRGPGSSRAAAETLLEELGL; encoded by the coding sequence ATGACGAAGGCGCTGTTCGTCGTGAGCGAGGAAGGGTACTGGGGCGAAGAGTGCGTCGAACCGCTTGAGACGCTCTCGAACGCGGGCGTCGAGATCACGGTCGCGACGCCGACCGGATCACCGCCGGTGATCGACGAGCGATCGATCGACCCCGAGAACGTCGGCGAGGAGACGGCCGAGCACGTCCAAAACGTTCACGAGACGGACGAACGACTGACCGATCCGATTCCGATCGTCGAGGCCCACGCGGACGAGTACGACGCGGTCGTCTTCCCGGGTGGTCACGGCACGGAGTGGGACGTAAATCAGGACCGACACGCCCGCGAACTGCTACGCGAGACCGTCGAGGGCGACGGGAAGGCGCTGGTCGTCTGTCACGCCGTCGGCCTGCTCGCGTTCACGCGAGACCGCCACGGCGCGTTCCTCGTCAACGGACGCGAAGTCACCGGCTTCCCCAACGAGTGGGAAGCAAACATCGTCGACGACGACGACACGATGCCCGACGGCCGCAAGCTACCGTACTGGGTCGAAGACGAGGTAAAGACGGCAGGCGGCGAGTGGGACGCAGAACTCGACGCCGACACGAGTGTCACCGTCGACGGCGACCTGATCACCGGCCGCGGTCCCGGCTCCTCGAGGGCGGCCGCAGAGACCTTGCTCGAGGAACTCGGCCTCTAG
- a CDS encoding methyl-accepting chemotaxis protein: MDVSPLVQGLVLVGAIVMVVSIYYTKRLLDRVTENAYEERWRALFALMVVFLVGYLGALAITVGGYEVAFQFLTGLVFLFGAVFLVVNTGLLTVEDLQEKRAELEQQMEAAATARDEAETLRAETEQFNRHLEQTADEYREVMEAGARGDLSVRMEPGSESQAMADIAKSFNEMMAELDETVVQVRTFATDVAAASEEVTASAEEIERTSQEVSDAIQAISDGTERQNEQFQRVSHQAAELSTTNEEIAASSDEVATLAERTAAAGSRGRAAAREAIENVQEIERESERAVDVITELEDEVTQIDELVEFISEVAERTNVLALNANIEAAHSAETDDGFAVVADEIKDLAAETRDAAEDVETRLERIKERTETTAGEVQQTGDRIADHTNAVEDAIDALDEIATYAAETNDGVQEIADATAEQADATETVVVLVERAETIADATATEAERVAAAAEEQTGAVSDVTHSLDQLSHRASELTEVLARFETLDDRTESDGVEYAYDETSSADNAATTTDTEEDG, from the coding sequence ATGGACGTCTCACCGCTGGTACAGGGGCTCGTCCTCGTCGGTGCGATCGTGATGGTCGTGTCGATCTACTACACGAAACGGCTACTCGATCGAGTCACCGAAAACGCCTACGAAGAACGGTGGCGCGCGCTGTTCGCGCTGATGGTCGTGTTCCTCGTCGGCTATCTCGGTGCGCTGGCGATCACCGTCGGCGGCTACGAGGTCGCGTTCCAGTTTCTGACCGGGCTCGTCTTCCTGTTCGGTGCCGTCTTCCTCGTGGTCAACACTGGCCTGCTGACCGTCGAGGACCTCCAGGAGAAACGCGCCGAACTCGAGCAACAGATGGAGGCGGCAGCGACAGCACGCGACGAAGCCGAGACGCTCAGAGCGGAGACCGAGCAGTTTAACCGCCACCTCGAGCAGACGGCCGACGAGTATCGGGAGGTCATGGAAGCCGGTGCTCGAGGCGACCTGTCCGTCCGGATGGAGCCGGGCAGCGAGAGCCAGGCGATGGCCGACATCGCCAAGAGTTTCAACGAGATGATGGCGGAACTCGACGAGACCGTGGTACAGGTGCGGACGTTCGCGACCGACGTCGCGGCCGCAAGCGAGGAGGTGACCGCGAGCGCAGAGGAGATCGAGCGGACGAGCCAGGAAGTAAGCGACGCCATTCAGGCGATTTCTGACGGGACGGAACGGCAAAACGAGCAGTTTCAGCGAGTGTCCCATCAGGCGGCCGAGCTGTCGACGACGAACGAAGAGATCGCGGCCTCCTCCGACGAGGTTGCCACGCTGGCCGAGCGAACCGCCGCGGCCGGCAGTCGGGGACGGGCCGCTGCTCGCGAGGCCATCGAGAACGTCCAGGAGATCGAACGCGAGTCCGAACGCGCCGTCGACGTGATCACCGAACTCGAAGACGAGGTGACACAGATCGACGAACTCGTGGAGTTCATCTCAGAGGTCGCGGAGCGAACCAACGTGTTGGCACTCAACGCCAACATCGAGGCGGCACACTCGGCGGAGACCGACGACGGCTTCGCCGTGGTCGCAGACGAGATCAAAGACCTCGCCGCCGAGACCAGAGACGCCGCCGAAGACGTCGAGACGCGACTCGAGCGCATCAAGGAGCGAACGGAGACGACGGCCGGCGAGGTCCAGCAGACGGGCGACAGAATCGCTGACCACACCAACGCGGTCGAAGACGCGATCGACGCTCTCGACGAAATCGCCACGTACGCGGCCGAAACGAACGACGGCGTCCAGGAAATCGCCGACGCGACGGCAGAGCAGGCCGACGCGACCGAGACGGTCGTCGTCCTCGTCGAGCGGGCGGAGACGATCGCCGACGCGACGGCGACGGAGGCCGAACGCGTCGCCGCTGCCGCCGAAGAACAGACGGGCGCGGTTTCGGACGTTACGCACAGTCTAGACCAGCTCTCGCATCGGGCCAGCGAACTCACCGAGGTGCTCGCCCGTTTCGAAACGCTCGACGACCGGACCGAAAGCGACGGGGTCGAGTACGCCTACGACGAGACGAGTTCGGCCGACAACGCGGCGACGACGACCGACACCGAAGAGGATGGCTGA
- a CDS encoding DUF1918 domain-containing protein, whose translation MSFEEDDRVVLNDKHSEFDGEVGTVTQTMESMFGDVTYTVSFEDGQETGIPEDALEAADEDEDEE comes from the coding sequence ATGAGCTTCGAGGAAGACGACCGCGTCGTCCTGAACGACAAGCACAGCGAATTCGACGGCGAAGTCGGCACCGTCACCCAGACGATGGAGTCGATGTTCGGCGACGTCACCTACACGGTCAGCTTCGAGGACGGTCAGGAGACCGGCATTCCCGAGGACGCACTCGAGGCGGCTGACGAAGACGAGGACGAAGAGTAA
- a CDS encoding RNA-binding protein, which yields MPKIPLHYVDLRTFCYATEDEKRVEEALRTFLPEEFEIDRVETEGHYGDRILVLSARVENADDVRHVLSRLADLEDLDRLLDELDERVTENTELFLRLDKQAAFGDEVRLGDGITFRAKVEAYPAKKETAVENAREVLERLRDED from the coding sequence ATGCCCAAAATTCCGCTTCACTACGTCGACCTGCGGACGTTCTGTTACGCGACCGAGGACGAGAAACGCGTCGAGGAGGCGCTTCGAACCTTCCTGCCGGAGGAGTTCGAGATCGACCGCGTCGAGACCGAGGGCCACTACGGCGATCGCATCCTCGTCCTCTCGGCTCGCGTCGAGAACGCCGACGACGTCCGTCACGTCCTCTCGCGGCTCGCCGACCTCGAGGACCTGGATCGATTGCTCGACGAACTCGACGAGCGAGTCACCGAGAATACGGAGCTGTTCTTGCGACTCGACAAACAGGCCGCCTTCGGCGACGAGGTCCGTCTCGGCGACGGCATCACCTTCCGTGCGAAAGTCGAGGCCTATCCCGCAAAGAAGGAGACAGCCGTCGAGAACGCCCGCGAGGTTCTCGAGCGACTGCGAGACGAGGACTGA
- a CDS encoding YcaO-like family protein: MEVHVVADDPVREAVVAALADVDLEVRDAEPTDLAEARFAVVSGVVGDETFRVANEATRAGSTPWVAVEIGGIGGHSLPDVDAAVSGFTAETGCFECLRTRVASTVDEPTETPRADRSAARLAGAIAGRECVRVFAGEEPSILGSVREIPHARRRFLPVPGCSCDDGRDRSLERDDDSLDLEAAVDHVELAIDDRVGLVADIAEVESFPAPYYLATTVETAGYSDASAPKQSAGVDADWNAALMKAVGEALERYCAGVYREDDFVHTSYDDLENAVSPTDLVRPENAPEFDPTAEYRWVEGENVETGESTHLPAAAVQFPQPGERLVPAITTGLGLGSSTVDALLSGLLEVLERDATMLGWYSTYEPLGLAVDDEAFATLERRAGSEGLSVTPLLVTQDVDVPVVAVAIHREGGEWPRFAIGSAADLDATAAARSALAEAIQNWMELRSLGPDDAADAGGEIGTYASFPDAVKSYVDVDGTIDAAAVGPDDVPSGADALEAVATRTANAGLTPYAARLTTRDVEALGFEAVRVVVPGAQPLFTGDAFFGERARTVPDDLGFEPQLERAFHPYP, encoded by the coding sequence ATGGAAGTCCACGTCGTCGCCGACGATCCGGTTCGCGAGGCCGTCGTCGCCGCCCTCGCAGACGTCGACCTCGAAGTACGTGACGCCGAGCCGACCGACCTCGCCGAGGCCCGTTTTGCCGTCGTGAGCGGCGTCGTCGGCGACGAGACGTTCCGTGTAGCAAACGAGGCCACACGAGCGGGATCGACGCCGTGGGTCGCCGTCGAGATCGGCGGCATCGGCGGCCACTCCCTCCCGGACGTCGACGCCGCAGTCTCTGGGTTCACCGCGGAGACTGGCTGTTTCGAATGTCTTCGAACGCGCGTCGCCTCGACCGTCGACGAACCCACAGAGACGCCACGAGCCGATCGGAGCGCCGCCCGTCTCGCGGGAGCGATCGCCGGCCGAGAGTGTGTGCGCGTCTTCGCTGGCGAGGAGCCGTCGATCCTCGGGAGCGTCCGGGAGATTCCCCACGCTCGAAGGCGATTCCTCCCTGTCCCCGGCTGTTCGTGTGACGACGGCCGGGACCGATCTCTCGAGCGCGACGACGACTCGCTCGACCTCGAGGCTGCGGTCGACCACGTCGAACTCGCCATCGACGACCGCGTCGGCCTCGTCGCCGATATCGCCGAAGTCGAGTCGTTCCCGGCACCGTACTACCTCGCGACGACGGTCGAGACGGCGGGCTACAGCGACGCGAGCGCCCCGAAGCAGTCGGCCGGCGTCGACGCCGACTGGAACGCTGCGCTGATGAAAGCCGTCGGCGAAGCCCTCGAGCGCTACTGCGCGGGCGTCTACCGCGAGGACGATTTCGTCCACACCAGTTACGACGACCTCGAGAACGCCGTCTCACCGACGGATCTCGTCCGTCCCGAAAACGCACCGGAGTTCGACCCGACGGCCGAATACCGGTGGGTCGAAGGCGAGAACGTAGAGACTGGCGAGTCGACACATCTGCCCGCGGCCGCGGTGCAGTTCCCCCAGCCAGGCGAGCGGCTCGTGCCCGCGATCACCACCGGACTCGGCCTCGGCTCGTCGACCGTCGACGCGCTGCTGTCGGGGCTGCTCGAGGTCCTCGAGCGCGACGCGACGATGCTCGGCTGGTACTCGACGTACGAACCGCTCGGACTGGCCGTCGACGACGAGGCGTTCGCGACGCTCGAGCGCCGTGCCGGAAGCGAGGGGCTGTCGGTGACGCCGCTTCTGGTCACGCAGGACGTCGACGTACCGGTCGTGGCGGTCGCCATCCACCGGGAAGGCGGCGAGTGGCCACGGTTCGCGATCGGCTCTGCGGCCGACCTCGACGCCACGGCCGCGGCGCGGTCGGCGCTCGCCGAGGCGATACAGAACTGGATGGAACTGCGGTCGCTGGGCCCCGACGACGCCGCGGACGCTGGCGGCGAGATCGGCACGTACGCGTCGTTCCCGGACGCAGTCAAATCGTACGTCGACGTCGACGGGACGATCGACGCGGCCGCCGTCGGCCCCGACGACGTTCCGTCGGGTGCTGACGCACTCGAGGCAGTCGCCACCCGGACGGCCAACGCCGGTCTCACGCCGTACGCCGCTCGACTCACGACGCGAGACGTCGAGGCGCTCGGGTTCGAAGCCGTCCGCGTCGTCGTCCCCGGCGCACAGCCGCTTTTCACCGGCGACGCCTTCTTCGGCGAGCGGGCACGGACGGTCCCCGACGACCTCGGCTTCGAGCCGCAACTCGAGCGTGCGTTCCACCCGTATCCCTGA
- a CDS encoding PQQ-binding-like beta-propeller repeat protein, translated as MRSSRRIVLRSLGVGAVATVAGCSSLRRGQSPDENGQDGDGNGDGNDDGNDGTVASLEGVWPSYQFDRRNSGYDPDGTGPGEESSLIWSVELGPTLGNGSASPVVADGTVYVGVGDGTFYALDAADGETRWTASTNRWINSTAAVSESTVFVGSGDATCYAFDCETGDERWSTAAEFEVSASPVVDDGTVYVTATDGSIYALEVSTGDQRWSADVELEGTYFFSSPAVGDETIYVGSSDRLYALERENGAIRWRTDPFEAGGVPIVGDDAVYATSSSPGKLSAVERATGDERWHVDLDVQYANSPAVADGTAYVGTGAGLAAIDRSGSTEWTADLEVAATTPAVVGDVVYCTADGTLYALDRADGTERWHLEFGSRATSLAVTPAAVYLKDGPIVRRIGE; from the coding sequence ATGCGATCGAGTCGACGGATCGTCCTTCGTTCGCTGGGAGTCGGGGCCGTCGCGACCGTCGCCGGCTGTTCCTCGCTGAGACGCGGGCAATCGCCCGATGAGAACGGTCAAGACGGCGACGGGAACGGCGACGGGAACGACGACGGGAACGACGGGACGGTCGCTTCGCTCGAGGGCGTCTGGCCGTCCTACCAGTTCGACCGGCGAAACAGCGGCTACGATCCCGACGGAACCGGCCCCGGCGAGGAGTCTTCGCTGATCTGGTCCGTCGAACTCGGTCCAACACTCGGGAACGGCAGTGCGTCGCCGGTCGTCGCCGACGGTACGGTGTACGTCGGCGTCGGCGACGGAACGTTCTACGCGCTCGACGCGGCCGACGGCGAGACGCGCTGGACGGCATCGACGAACAGGTGGATCAACTCGACGGCTGCCGTCTCCGAGTCGACGGTCTTCGTCGGCAGCGGCGACGCCACCTGTTACGCGTTCGATTGCGAGACCGGCGACGAACGCTGGTCGACCGCGGCGGAGTTCGAGGTGTCCGCGTCGCCCGTGGTCGACGACGGGACCGTCTACGTCACCGCAACCGACGGTTCGATCTACGCGCTCGAGGTGTCGACGGGGGACCAGCGGTGGAGCGCCGACGTCGAACTCGAGGGAACGTACTTCTTTTCGTCACCTGCAGTGGGCGACGAGACGATCTACGTCGGCAGCAGCGACAGGCTGTACGCACTCGAGCGGGAAAACGGGGCGATCCGCTGGCGGACCGATCCGTTCGAGGCGGGCGGTGTGCCGATCGTTGGCGACGACGCCGTCTACGCGACGTCCTCGAGCCCGGGGAAACTCTCCGCGGTAGAGCGGGCGACGGGGGACGAACGCTGGCACGTAGACCTCGACGTGCAGTACGCGAACAGCCCGGCGGTCGCGGACGGGACGGCGTACGTCGGCACGGGAGCGGGGCTTGCGGCGATCGATCGCTCGGGGTCGACCGAGTGGACCGCCGACCTCGAGGTGGCCGCGACCACGCCAGCGGTCGTCGGCGACGTCGTCTACTGTACGGCTGACGGAACGCTGTACGCGCTCGACCGGGCGGACGGCACCGAACGCTGGCACCTCGAGTTCGGCAGCCGGGCGACGTCACTCGCGGTCACGCCGGCCGCCGTCTACCTCAAGGACGGCCCGATCGTTCGCCGTATCGGCGAGTGA
- the guaB gene encoding IMP dehydrogenase — protein MANDVPEHEPYSSKLQVPEALTFDDVLLRPKESRVEPDDADLSSRVSKNVDVSLPIISAAMDTVTESGMAIAMARHGGLGVLHRNMNVDQMVEEVDRVKSADELIIPFDSVVTADPEMTVKEVDEMMMREGVGGAPVVNTRGEVLGIISSTDIRPHLEVNEDDPVTEAMTDEVITAPEDVDAREAFDLMYEHKIERVPVVDDENLLVGLVTMQGILQRREYKQAVRDDDGRLRCGVAVSPFEPERAIAADEAGADVLFIDTAHAHNLNVIDGAREIKEAVDADVVVGNVGTREAAEDLVDFADGIKVGIGPGSICTTRVVSGAGMPQITAVAQVADVASEHEVPVIADGGIRYSGDAIKAIAAGADAVMLGSYFAGTDEAPGRVVTMNGKKYKQYRGMGSVGAMKSGDSDRYLKDEPEDDEEYVPEGVEAATPYKGTLQSELHQLAGGMQSGMGYVGAATIPEFKERAEFVRVSSAGQAEGHAHDVVITDEAPNYSPNGE, from the coding sequence ATGGCGAACGACGTTCCCGAGCACGAGCCCTATTCTTCGAAACTCCAGGTACCGGAGGCACTGACGTTCGACGACGTCCTGTTGCGGCCGAAAGAGAGCCGTGTCGAACCCGACGACGCCGACCTCTCCTCGCGAGTCTCGAAAAACGTCGACGTGTCGCTTCCCATCATCTCGGCAGCGATGGACACCGTCACCGAGAGCGGGATGGCGATCGCGATGGCCCGCCACGGCGGCCTCGGCGTTCTCCATCGCAATATGAACGTCGACCAGATGGTCGAGGAGGTCGACCGCGTCAAAAGTGCCGACGAACTTATCATTCCGTTCGACTCGGTTGTCACGGCCGATCCCGAGATGACCGTCAAGGAAGTCGACGAGATGATGATGCGCGAGGGCGTCGGTGGCGCGCCCGTCGTCAACACCCGCGGTGAGGTGCTCGGCATCATCTCGAGTACGGACATCCGCCCGCACCTCGAGGTCAACGAGGACGACCCGGTCACCGAGGCGATGACCGACGAGGTCATCACCGCGCCCGAAGACGTCGACGCCCGTGAGGCGTTCGACCTGATGTACGAGCACAAGATCGAGCGCGTCCCGGTGGTCGACGACGAGAACCTCCTCGTCGGGCTGGTGACGATGCAGGGAATCCTCCAGCGACGGGAGTACAAGCAAGCGGTTCGCGACGACGACGGACGGCTCCGCTGTGGCGTTGCCGTCAGCCCCTTCGAACCCGAGCGCGCGATCGCTGCGGACGAAGCCGGGGCTGACGTCCTCTTTATCGACACCGCACACGCGCACAACCTGAACGTCATCGACGGCGCTCGCGAGATCAAAGAAGCCGTCGACGCGGACGTCGTCGTCGGCAACGTCGGGACCCGCGAGGCGGCCGAAGATCTGGTCGACTTCGCCGACGGGATCAAGGTCGGAATCGGTCCGGGCTCGATCTGTACGACGCGCGTCGTCTCCGGCGCTGGAATGCCCCAGATCACGGCTGTCGCACAGGTTGCTGACGTCGCGAGCGAGCACGAGGTGCCCGTGATCGCCGACGGCGGCATCCGATACTCCGGAGACGCGATCAAGGCCATCGCGGCGGGAGCAGACGCCGTCATGCTCGGCTCGTACTTTGCGGGGACCGACGAGGCACCCGGCCGCGTCGTCACGATGAACGGCAAGAAGTACAAGCAGTACCGCGGCATGGGGTCTGTCGGCGCGATGAAGTCAGGCGACAGCGACCGCTACCTCAAGGACGAACCCGAAGACGACGAAGAGTACGTCCCCGAGGGCGTCGAGGCGGCGACGCCGTACAAGGGAACTCTCCAGTCGGAACTACACCAGCTCGCTGGCGGAATGCAGTCGGGCATGGGCTACGTCGGCGCAGCGACGATCCCCGAGTTCAAAGAACGTGCCGAGTTCGTTCGCGTCTCCTCGGCGGGGCAGGCCGAAGGCCACGCCCACGACGTCGTCATCACCGACGAAGCACCGAACTACTCGCCCAACGGCGAGTGA
- a CDS encoding DUF5794 domain-containing protein, giving the protein MSTSQHPVALRLERLVGGDARLLALVMGLPLVDGIFPALILAGALDDPLGALQVGLLIFGGSATVAVILADMNGTPREQAGVVLAVGIPLIAVAAVQAALAPAIASVLDIVVFERFAAIVIATVAAKTASATIGEYLPSPAVIITLGLVASLDPSSATLVVLDDPALVARATLAAVVGVGFALSIALAGPYLREYMDIDRFRFGSAVALGLLPLSLLGMPFGNAPLAVLAVTTLFAFDPDIEGPLADRLHVDGGSEAADSSDRIVEPALEVHEDEAADEPYPADDTTDTSGRAPWL; this is encoded by the coding sequence ATGAGTACGTCACAGCACCCGGTCGCTCTCCGTCTCGAGCGGTTAGTCGGCGGTGACGCCAGACTGCTCGCGCTCGTGATGGGGCTGCCCCTGGTCGACGGCATCTTCCCCGCGTTGATCCTCGCGGGCGCACTCGACGACCCACTCGGCGCGTTACAGGTCGGCCTGCTCATCTTCGGCGGGAGCGCCACCGTCGCGGTGATCCTCGCCGACATGAACGGGACGCCCCGCGAGCAGGCGGGCGTCGTCCTCGCCGTCGGCATCCCGCTGATCGCTGTCGCCGCCGTTCAGGCCGCGCTCGCTCCCGCCATCGCGAGCGTCCTCGACATCGTCGTCTTCGAGCGATTCGCCGCCATCGTGATCGCCACCGTCGCCGCCAAGACCGCCAGTGCGACGATCGGCGAGTACCTGCCCAGCCCCGCCGTCATCATCACGCTCGGCCTCGTGGCCAGCCTGGACCCCTCGAGTGCGACCCTGGTCGTCCTCGACGACCCCGCCCTCGTGGCACGCGCCACGCTGGCCGCGGTCGTCGGCGTCGGGTTCGCCCTCTCGATCGCACTCGCCGGACCCTACCTGCGCGAGTACATGGACATCGACCGCTTCCGCTTCGGAAGCGCCGTCGCGCTGGGTCTACTCCCGCTGTCGCTGCTCGGGATGCCCTTCGGCAACGCGCCGCTGGCCGTCCTCGCCGTCACCACCCTGTTCGCGTTCGACCCCGACATCGAGGGCCCGCTCGCAGACCGGTTGCACGTTGACGGCGGGTCGGAGGCTGCGGACTCGAGTGACCGAATCGTCGAACCGGCACTCGAGGTCCACGAAGACGAGGCAGCCGACGAGCCCTACCCAGCCGACGACACCACGGACACCTCGGGCAGGGCCCCGTGGCTCTGA
- a CDS encoding IS5 family transposase produces MELDILDFVEQCRDLAKQALGKHAGEPASGGFARWVHVVLHCFRLEEGHSYRETPNRLKYMTEIREALGLDRDDLPDYSTIYKSFDRLKMWVWRALLRVSAQQHPQSGHAALDSTFFDRRRASSYFRQRSGSTVQTLKVTTLTDVESLAVLDVHITARWKHDTKTGPQVVRRNADDLQSVAADNGFQDWHTEYEIAAYDVEYLVHYRGSSPKAALNNALNRAKGYSQRWMAETSYSTTKRSLGDAVRALGWYRQFREIVLMFAIINIESLCEPL; encoded by the coding sequence ATGGAACTCGATATCCTCGACTTCGTTGAGCAGTGTCGTGACCTAGCTAAACAAGCGTTGGGGAAGCATGCGGGCGAGCCCGCCAGCGGCGGGTTCGCCCGCTGGGTCCACGTCGTTCTGCACTGCTTTCGGCTCGAAGAAGGCCACAGCTACCGTGAAACGCCGAATCGGCTGAAGTATATGACTGAGATTCGTGAAGCGCTCGGCTTAGATCGGGACGATCTGCCGGACTACAGCACGATCTACAAATCATTCGACCGGCTGAAAATGTGGGTGTGGCGGGCGCTGCTGCGCGTTTCAGCGCAGCAGCACCCGCAATCTGGACACGCCGCTCTCGACAGCACGTTTTTCGACCGCCGCCGTGCGTCGTCGTACTTCCGCCAGCGGTCGGGAAGTACCGTACAGACGCTGAAAGTGACGACATTAACTGATGTGGAATCGCTTGCGGTTCTTGACGTTCACATCACAGCACGGTGGAAGCATGATACGAAGACCGGACCGCAGGTCGTCCGCCGAAACGCGGACGACCTGCAGTCCGTCGCCGCCGACAATGGCTTCCAAGACTGGCACACCGAGTACGAGATCGCCGCATATGACGTTGAGTACCTCGTTCACTATCGTGGATCATCACCGAAAGCAGCTCTGAACAACGCGCTCAACCGGGCAAAAGGCTACTCTCAGCGGTGGATGGCCGAAACGTCGTACTCGACAACCAAGCGCTCGCTCGGCGACGCCGTGCGAGCGCTCGGCTGGTATCGGCAGTTCCGTGAAATTGTCTTGATGTTCGCTATCATTAACATAGAATCGCTGTGTGAACCGCTGTAA
- a CDS encoding MBL fold metallo-hydrolase: protein MVQSITAEELRDKIDTDDDFVLFDNRNAEDYENWHIGGAKNVEYSASDDELIGDFDQYREDVDEDDAIVSVCARGKASKAFAEWLEERGYENVTSVADGMEGWGQVYDVVPIATRDDDVEILQVQRRSKGCLGYIVGCKRTGEAAAIDVTRHRQEFVDAARDHGFSITAILETHIHADHLMMGGRKLRDELEVPYYLGSEIETRDPQFEYDPVEPNGTVEVGEITIKGIHTPGHTTGSTSWLIEDEAVMTGDTLFVESVGRTELQFEGEDAEDASAVLYDTLQTLMTLPETVNVLPGHFNVTDDGRYVGVTPGTPMTATIGRIRRHNEMLQMDRDEYVEAAFENIPEKPPNYEEVIATNEGKRELESDEEAEELELGPNRCAATEDSVVADD from the coding sequence ATGGTACAGTCAATCACAGCCGAGGAGCTTCGAGACAAGATCGACACGGACGATGACTTCGTCCTCTTCGACAACCGCAACGCCGAGGACTACGAGAACTGGCACATCGGCGGCGCGAAGAATGTCGAGTACTCCGCCAGCGACGACGAACTGATCGGCGACTTCGATCAGTATCGCGAGGACGTAGACGAGGACGACGCGATCGTCTCGGTCTGTGCCCGCGGCAAGGCCTCGAAGGCGTTCGCCGAGTGGCTCGAGGAGCGAGGTTACGAGAACGTCACGTCGGTCGCGGACGGCATGGAAGGCTGGGGGCAGGTCTACGACGTCGTCCCGATCGCCACGCGAGACGACGACGTCGAGATCCTGCAGGTCCAGCGCCGTAGCAAGGGCTGTCTTGGATACATCGTCGGCTGTAAGCGGACCGGCGAGGCCGCAGCGATCGACGTCACCCGGCACCGTCAGGAGTTCGTCGACGCCGCTCGCGATCACGGCTTTTCGATCACGGCGATCCTGGAGACTCACATCCACGCCGATCATCTCATGATGGGCGGGCGCAAACTGCGCGACGAACTCGAGGTGCCCTACTACCTGGGCAGCGAGATCGAGACGCGCGACCCGCAGTTCGAGTACGACCCCGTCGAACCCAACGGCACCGTCGAAGTCGGCGAGATCACGATCAAGGGAATCCACACGCCCGGCCACACCACGGGGTCGACGAGCTGGCTGATCGAGGACGAGGCGGTCATGACCGGCGACACCCTGTTCGTCGAATCCGTCGGGCGGACCGAACTCCAGTTCGAGGGCGAAGACGCAGAAGACGCGTCGGCAGTCCTCTACGACACCCTCCAGACGCTCATGACGCTGCCGGAGACGGTGAACGTGCTGCCGGGGCACTTCAACGTCACCGACGACGGCCGATACGTCGGCGTCACGCCCGGCACGCCGATGACGGCGACGATCGGGCGCATCCGACGACACAACGAGATGCTCCAGATGGACAGAGACGAGTACGTCGAGGCGGCGTTCGAGAACATCCCCGAGAAGCCGCCGAACTACGAGGAGGTCATCGCGACCAACGAGGGCAAACGCGAACTCGAGAGCGACGAGGAGGCCGAAGAACTCGAACTCGGTCCGAACCGGTGTGCGGCGACCGAAGACAGCGTCGTCGCCGACGATTGA
- a CDS encoding glutathione S-transferase N-terminal domain-containing protein yields the protein MGEQTPSADDHQPLELYVLRGCPYCRRVERRLELLDLEYVTHDVPRRHANRTTVAELSGQTEVPVLVDPNTGLDGLAESSDIVAYLEETYDYPDGVDPNRGLLARLRSFFDFG from the coding sequence ATGGGTGAGCAGACGCCCAGCGCCGACGATCACCAGCCGCTCGAGCTATACGTGCTCCGCGGCTGTCCGTACTGCCGGCGGGTCGAGCGACGCCTCGAGTTGCTCGACCTCGAGTACGTCACCCACGACGTGCCGCGTCGTCACGCGAACCGAACGACGGTCGCCGAACTCAGCGGTCAGACGGAGGTCCCGGTCCTCGTCGACCCGAACACCGGCCTCGACGGCCTGGCCGAGAGTTCGGACATCGTGGCGTACCTCGAGGAGACCTACGACTACCCCGACGGCGTCGATCCGAATCGGGGACTGCTGGCGCGTCTCCGGTCGTTCTTCGACTTCGGATAG